The genomic region GTGGAGCCATTTAATCCAAGTTGTTTACTGCTCCATaacatagttcctcaaatatcctTCTATCCATTTTTTCAAAATCTTTGTTATCCCATTTGTTTAAGGATGATAGCGAGTGCTTGGAGTCAAtttcataattgtcaatcaataaAGATCTTGGCAAAACAAACTGATAAATGTATTGTACATGTCACTCATAACGTTCCTCGGCAACCCATGTAATCTAAATATCTATCGAAAGAATAAATCAACCACCTTTGGAGCCTTGTACTATGAAGATATAGCATGAAAATGAGTGTACTTAGTGAGCGTGTCAACTACTACAAAGCCTTGCACTTTTATAAAACCAATGATAAAGCCTGTGATATacacccttttttttttaaagacttcCAACTGAAAGTAAGATGCAATACAATAACCTTTCCATGTTTTGATCATCTAGATCCCAAGATGggaggtgagagcatacggtgttcaaGACTTTGAAATTAACTTGAATGTTGTAACTATAAAGGAAATGCACTAAGCAGTGAGCCAACCATCCTCACTTATTCAGTGGAGTGCTTGTACAATACTGAAAGAAAAAACACTACATGCTTATTCAACAGAGTGTAAGTATAAAACACCCACTTATCCACTGAGAAAACAAAGAGGGCACTTACACTTGTGTGGTGCGAAAGCAAAGAGGaaacttccacttattcagtgggaaagCTTAATACAAAATACCCACTTGTTCAGTGGGGTAAGTACATCAACAATAAGCAAAGATCAAATCCACTAGCAATACTACCATCCAATGTTTACAATATAAAATGCATAGAAAATATCAACTCTTCAGCAGTATAACCATCTGAAGTATTACAAGATTGGTCCATATGCAATATAAACACTAGTCAAAGTGGAATAACTATTGATATGAAGTGTTAAAAATAACCAACTGCTATAACATCCCAAAACTAGTGCCAAATATCATAATCAAATCAACTCAGCTATGAAACAATGGCATGATACCTTTTATATGTGATGAGTGTGGTTGAAATAGGTCTGATACAGTTTCCTTTTTGCTGGTAAATTGTCAATATAAGTCTATACTACTGCTGGAAGTACTCAGAAACACTAAAAAGGAGTAAACCCACACACCCAAAACaatatcaaagaagatgcatcaatCTGCTATGAAGATAACAATCATTACTGCTACAACACCTATGACAGCAATTGAGAAATGCATGACTCGACTATACCCCATTTGTTCATCATAAAATGGCGTAGAAATGTTAGATAAGACCAAGGTGCAACCAAATAGTATGAAAAGTGACTTCAAACAGCATAGATTCATATTATAGTTACCACACCCAACATAACAGGGGTACAGCCTATACCTAAGATGTAAGTCCAGCACTTCACAAGACTTCCGACCCTTTACCAAGTGTACCACTAGCaaagatagaaaacaacaaaggatAACAACAGATAATATAATATTTGCAACCGACCTTTATACCTGCAATAAGGTTGTACAGCCTGACATGTAGTGGTACAACCAACATGTGTACCTCCAAAGTCCCCACAAACAAACTCTATCAAACAACTCTGAAATTTGATTGCAACACACCAAAATCCTACAACTCAAACCACATCGAAACCATAAATAACACTTTCCaatctgttgtgacctttttcacacatcggcCCATTAAAAATGGGaacctgttgtgacattttcacacatcgccccattgcaaattgggacccctgttttttgctttttagggtttgtttttttaggtcttttagggttttgttagttggcttttgcatttttgagtgctgtcgaggagatcaataggatagcaggtcctgctggagtgaagtcctgatcctgaaatttggctaagtctggaatgtcctaatcctgaaatttgactaagtctggaaactgaaaaacctcaaaaaactagattttgcaatataactcctggaggtctgaaaccactctcaaacatcctgaaagtatatatggaatataacttaaagtataagaaaggttcttatacttaaatgttatattccataaaaattatcctaatagagagttcaaaaagtcaaatttcgctcctatccttcactgaggatccagagcgaatttcgctcctgtccctctccaagggaccaaggcaaagcgctcctgtccctcaccaagggtccagggcgaaaaggcttatttgagtcattcctgaccttgtttggtcaaattggaacatcaaaggtatggtggaggacgaaatgaacatgatagagcatccagatttgattaaaaacaatgaaatgatgaagtttttgcctagaagatcaaaagtgctcctgtccctcactgaaggaccagagcgcttttctttatatgcacaatttttagaccttttttggacattaacttttattcatagcatgaagtaaggtgaaatcttccctagcaaaggaatttcgagatgaaaagtgaaaagatttgGCTTAGAGGGCAAAATTCGcgcctgtccctcactgaaggaccggagcttgattttcaaatttgcactgttcttgcaggatcaggacaattttatgattggaagagatcaagcagggcatgttttgtccattgaatataatttgagtggtccACAAGCAAGGAAATATACCAAGATGACAAAAGGCGCTCCGgtcccttgctgaaggtccaaagcgattttctaaaaaatgcaattttcttgcaaggacgaagcaagttttgtgattgaaacgAATGAAAGAAGGCATTTTTAGCCcgttgaagatagtttggaagcctaacaaaggacggataagcttggatttgcaaaatcgctcctgtccatctccaagggaccagggcgaaaatcttgggaGAGCCTATTTTGCCTTGAGGAAACgagttaagcatgcatagaatgaACCATAGATGACAAACTCGCCGAATACTCGGCGAGtcacaaaaactcgccgagtttttggcgagtttttgccaaaaactcgccCGTGTTTTGTATACAGCCGAAAACGGCTTAAAActcatttgtttttttgtttttcaattgtgttttgggctgagaagggggaaactcattTGGAAGGCTTGGAAGGTGATTTGGGGTGGTTattgagtgattccaagtggatttgaaggggatttgaaggggatttgaagggaaaatcagattccaagtaagttttttaatttttttttctatgcttttttaaaacaatttgtttattttttgttgcatttagattgattacaaatgattcctaggtagtctaaatcatttctaagttatttacacaagatttaacacaattcttgttgaattttcacaatttttttgaagaatctagttttcaaaaaaaaattcaaaccctactttttttttaaaaaaacttcgaatgatgtctaaatttatttaaactaatgtagatagtttgcttagtgctaaattgtttaactaaaatgttaatttttttttgcactttgtatgtgtaggttaagtaagcattaatcatggcaagggagcaatggccactagatccatgcccatctggatttataggcacccgtcctagaggtgctagagatggggcatggaggtatgcctatgagggacccgatcctgggtcaattatatgcatatagtgtgagagaatacttcatggaggcatcaaccgcctcaaataccaccttgcaagaatagataggcatgatgctagagcatgccctgggaccaatgaagaaataaaaagacaaatgaatgccctacttgcagctggggaagagaagaaactgcaaagggagagggcaaaactagccatgagatcagccatagctgaatctcaaggtgtttctattgaccttgaagaggaagaagaagcacttgagggcatagtgggctctcggcgtGGCCCACGTATCCACAAACCGACCATCAGCTCACCCATTGCTTCtacttcctctagtagagtacctggccGGGGCcctgttccacttccatcacaacgATCAGGTtcgataggtgattattttgtgcccagaaACACACCTGGaggacaaccatcattagaggctagtggatggaataaggaggtacatgagaaaactgacattgcagttgctaatttttggtacttcaacaacattgcattcaatgtggcggagaatgcttattggttgaatttggtgactgctatgacagtttcaggaaaggggtacaaggccccttctcgcagggatttgagtgggaggttagtaaattactacatagtccacttgatttcatttttaattattttttagatttcttgtttattaaatcaaaattgtgtactaatacctaatttcactttgcatttacaggttgctcacaaatgcagttgctagagcaagagaagtgatggaggatcaaaaaattgattgggcaaattatggctgcaccattctttctgatgggtggacagatggcaagaaccgcaccatcatcaattttttggtcgcttgcaaggacaatgtagtgttcttgaaatctgtcgatgcctccaacaaggtgaaaaatgcagaaacattggctggaatgttggagcgtgtcatcatggaggtgggggtagagaatgtggtgcaaatcatcacagataatgcagcagcatatgtgtcagcaggtagaatccttttgaattatcacctttaggcattagcaatattctcatttgttgtgggctttgttttacttggttgcatatttcttaagaataaattcttcttttgcaggaagaatcctccaagagaggcaccccactcttttttggacaccttgtgcagcacatgtccttgaccttcttttggaggacataggaaaacttgagtgggtgactccagttgtggaagatgcaaggaggatcactaaatatatctacaatcacccttgggtcctaaatttgatgagacaacacacgcaagggaaagatttggtgagagctggtgtcacaaggtttgcaacgattttcttgacgttgcaaagcattcttgctgcattgacttctttgaaacaaatgtttgtgagtggagaatggcttaactcaccttattcaaagaagcctgaaggagaggctgtcgcatgcatagtcttcgacaaccaatttgcacaaagggctgcagagattgtgaaggttgttacttcaaaactttaatttttaaattttagttattcttgattcaagtctatcattactaatttgtaacttcattatttaaattttgatctttttgtaatttgtatttttcaattgtaggtgtcagagcccttggttcgagttcttcgcttggtggatggggataaaaccccaatgggatatctttatgaggccatggatagggccaaagagtctatcaaaaattactacaagggggataggctcaaatttgatcccatttgggaaattgttgataggaggtggaacaatcagctccaccaacccattcatgcagcagggtacttcctcaaccctcgttttaggttcgggggttcttactcagattcgaatggagaagtcatggagggcctcagtacatgcattgagaggatggtacctgatgttgaggagagagacctcattgtgagtgagctccaaaattatgagggaggaaggggtaagctattctcttcagagctggctaggagaggaagaaccactcaaaccctaggtataacatttgccatttggattttgggatctaaagactaaaatgattgataaattatgttttctcttttctctttgctttctaacttttccattttatttattttgcagatgcttggtggcaaaattggggtggaaacaccccacatctcaaaaaatttgccctcagagtcttatgtcagccttgcagttcatccaattatgagcgcaattggagcttgtttgaagcaatccacacgaagaagaggagcaagttagcgcagaaacggctcaatgaccttgtctacgtgcaatataatcttcgattgcgcgtaaagaaggtagaggaactagaagg from Cryptomeria japonica chromosome 3, Sugi_1.0, whole genome shotgun sequence harbors:
- the LOC131032297 gene encoding uncharacterized protein LOC131032297 codes for the protein MNALLAAGEEKKLQRERAKLAMRSAIAESQGVSIDLEEEEEALEGIVGSRRGPRIHKPTISSPIASTSSSRVPGRGPVPLPSQRSGSIGDYFVPRNTPGGQPSLEASGWNKEVHEKTDIAVANFWYFNNIAFNVAENAYWLNLVTAMTVSGKGYKAPSRRDLSGRLLTNAVARAREVMEDQKIDWANYGCTILSDGWTDGKNRTIINFLVACKDNVVFLKSVDASNKVKNAETLAGMLERVIMEVGVENVVQIITDNAAAYVSAGRILQERHPTLFWTPCAAHVLDLLLEDIGKLEWVTPVVEDARRITKYIYNHPWVLNLMRQHTQGKDLVRAGVTRFATIFLTLQSILAALTSLKQMFVSGEWLNSPYSKKPEGEAVACIVFDNQFAQRAAEIVKVSEPLVRVLRLVDGDKTPMGYLYEAMDRAKESIKNYYKGDRLKFDPIWEIVDRRWNNQLHQPIHAAGYFLNPRFRFGGSYSDSNGEVMEGLSTCIERMVPDVEERDLIVSELQNYEGGRGKLFSSELARRGRTTQTLDAWWQNWGGNTPHLKKFALRVLCQPCSSSNYERNWSLFEAIHTKKRSKLAQKRLNDLVYVQYNLRLRVKKVEELEGGPIDLDDIDPYNDWTSQEQPPLFSDTDITDLERQAMEEGGGFGFRLDDIEEDEDEDEDEDSLPVPEAGGDIASSRMENESQSTIPSEEAQSRPVPQQTYTTRQSRPSSSTSPHVFARAGKRKL